Proteins co-encoded in one Chitinophagales bacterium genomic window:
- a CDS encoding serpin family protein: MLVPKNIKYEKVLGYQLYPYIELDNNTFFVIQDQLTWQDYFMPKDYDLRSPKVVDLNFEEDMLIVIFKKTHEIWKFDTEKVTNQNGNLYVSYTAKIIGVNAYKISDFLHIIKVKKDDFKNIRFFENDIPITDIPIDEQPQDVVEAPIVFIPDFEEDSQETDNPLIDERVLEVDDEDEITEKSEEMKEESGKMTLEEETDNPLIDERVLEVDDEDELTEKSEEMKEVSDKMTLEEEADNPLIDERTLENEDKLTEKKVMDSSIENVKTEEKKVEQKVAKNSEKAIPKSNSKSIEKENIQQLKKIPELSLEEKTKVAEKKEDELISPKKEIQVASKKAIEETPGINNTQPSIKDKLAQIEQKNEAMAEEQMEDIGEESSAYKTRRMTKIDATTDAAMNNVTESNQQFGFNVFEQVMETELGNIVFSPFALSTALAMTYAGARNTTESQMLKTLQFHDVSNNLHRNYEKLLEELALDGSSLSIENTGTELMVGNAIWIDEKLEMSDPYSDIAKKNYRGSLRNVNFKDKELVLEEINNWMKVKTAYNMIDELPASFKPDESSILLTNNLYLKTKWNLPFDKSYTQATTFKVAEDNILQVNMMHIEGKFPYFENSMVQTVAIPCNDDFTMLVMIPNAYFQLKAVQKTLMRGGYTHWLNSMEEKTVQLSIPRFSFDTQMDMVDVLEKVGMTYPFDKKSVDFSGMFIKRNAPIGNVLQPTHIHINESGISTEENSNTDGAGTWNGTESDTDEDVYIFEANRPFMFIIIDNQRRNLLLMGRVMQPELSE, encoded by the coding sequence TTGTTAGTTCCAAAAAACATCAAGTATGAAAAAGTGCTTGGTTATCAATTGTATCCCTATATAGAACTGGACAACAATACCTTTTTTGTGATTCAAGACCAACTTACATGGCAGGATTATTTTATGCCTAAAGATTATGACTTGCGCTCACCCAAAGTTGTAGATTTGAATTTTGAGGAAGATATGTTGATTGTCATTTTCAAGAAAACCCACGAAATTTGGAAATTTGATACCGAAAAAGTCACCAACCAAAATGGCAACTTATATGTATCTTATACGGCGAAAATCATTGGAGTAAATGCCTATAAAATATCTGATTTTCTGCATATTATCAAAGTCAAAAAGGATGATTTCAAAAACATTCGTTTTTTCGAGAATGATATTCCAATCACAGATATTCCTATTGACGAACAGCCACAAGATGTTGTTGAAGCACCTATTGTATTCATTCCTGATTTTGAAGAAGATTCACAAGAAACGGATAATCCTCTCATTGATGAAAGAGTTTTGGAGGTAGATGATGAGGATGAAATAACAGAAAAAAGTGAAGAAATGAAAGAGGAGTCAGGTAAAATGACATTGGAAGAAGAAACGGATAATCCTCTCATTGATGAAAGAGTTTTGGAGGTAGATGATGAGGATGAATTGACAGAAAAAAGTGAAGAAATGAAAGAGGTATCAGATAAAATGACATTGGAGGAAGAAGCAGATAATCCTCTCATTGACGAAAGAACATTGGAGAATGAGGATAAATTGACAGAAAAAAAAGTGATGGATAGTTCTATTGAGAATGTTAAGACAGAAGAAAAGAAGGTAGAGCAAAAAGTTGCCAAAAATAGTGAGAAAGCAATTCCAAAAAGTAACAGCAAATCAATTGAAAAAGAAAATATTCAACAATTGAAAAAAATACCTGAGCTAAGCTTAGAAGAGAAAACAAAAGTGGCAGAAAAAAAAGAAGATGAGCTAATAAGTCCAAAAAAAGAAATTCAAGTAGCGTCGAAAAAGGCAATCGAAGAAACCCCTGGAATCAACAATACGCAGCCTTCTATAAAAGATAAGTTGGCTCAAATCGAACAAAAAAATGAAGCGATGGCAGAGGAGCAAATGGAAGATATTGGCGAAGAATCATCGGCTTACAAAACCCGCCGAATGACAAAAATAGACGCTACCACAGATGCTGCTATGAACAATGTAACTGAATCAAACCAACAATTTGGCTTCAATGTGTTTGAGCAGGTGATGGAAACAGAACTAGGCAATATTGTTTTTTCACCATTTGCTTTGTCCACTGCTCTTGCGATGACCTACGCAGGCGCAAGAAATACAACGGAGTCACAGATGCTAAAAACGCTTCAATTCCATGATGTAAGTAATAACCTACACCGAAATTATGAAAAATTGTTGGAAGAGTTGGCCCTAGATGGTTCTTCGTTGAGCATTGAAAATACAGGCACAGAATTGATGGTTGGCAATGCAATATGGATAGATGAAAAATTGGAAATGAGTGATCCTTATAGCGATATAGCCAAGAAAAATTATCGAGGAAGCCTACGAAATGTTAACTTCAAAGATAAAGAACTGGTTTTGGAAGAAATCAATAATTGGATGAAAGTAAAAACGGCTTACAATATGATTGATGAACTACCCGCTTCCTTCAAACCCGATGAATCCAGTATTTTGCTAACCAACAACCTATATCTAAAAACCAAGTGGAATTTGCCTTTCGATAAATCCTATACGCAGGCTACGACCTTCAAAGTGGCGGAAGACAACATTTTGCAGGTCAATATGATGCACATTGAAGGGAAGTTTCCCTATTTTGAAAACAGCATGGTGCAAACGGTTGCTATTCCTTGCAATGATGATTTTACGATGTTGGTGATGATTCCCAATGCCTATTTCCAATTGAAAGCAGTCCAAAAAACATTGATGCGAGGTGGTTATACACATTGGCTCAATTCTATGGAAGAAAAAACGGTTCAGCTGTCAATACCCAGATTCAGTTTCGATACACAAATGGATATGGTGGATGTACTCGAAAAAGTGGGTATGACCTATCCTTTCGACAAAAAATCAGTGGATTTTAGTGGAATGTTTATTAAACGGAATGCTCCCATTGGAAATGTACTGCAACCTACTCACATTCATATCAATGAATCTGGAATAAGCACCGAAGAAAACAGCAATACAGACGGTGCAGGAACTTGGAACGGAACAGAATCAGATACAGATGAGGATGTGTATATCTTTGAAGCCAACCGACCTTTCATGTTTATCATCATAGACAATCAACGCCGCAACCTTTTATTGATGGGAAGAGTCATGCAGCCTGAACTGTCAGAATAA
- a CDS encoding glutathione peroxidase, producing the protein MSQSIHQFTVKNLSGEEVNLKDYAGKVVMIVNTASECGFTPQLGQLEELYQHFKDQGFEVLAFPSNQFGGQEPLEGEAIGAFCQKNYGVNFPVFEKTEVKGKGASDLFQFLSRKELNGVLTSTPKWNFHKYLVDKDGKLVDYYYSTTSPIAEKVISKIEGLL; encoded by the coding sequence ATGTCGCAATCCATTCATCAGTTTACTGTCAAAAACCTTTCAGGAGAAGAGGTTAACCTAAAAGACTATGCAGGCAAAGTAGTTATGATTGTCAATACCGCTTCCGAATGTGGATTTACGCCGCAGTTGGGGCAGCTAGAAGAACTTTATCAACACTTCAAAGATCAAGGATTCGAAGTATTGGCATTTCCATCTAATCAATTCGGAGGGCAAGAACCACTTGAAGGAGAGGCTATTGGAGCTTTTTGTCAAAAAAATTATGGTGTCAATTTTCCTGTGTTTGAAAAAACAGAGGTGAAAGGTAAAGGAGCATCCGATTTATTTCAGTTTTTGAGCCGCAAAGAATTAAACGGTGTTTTGACCAGCACTCCCAAATGGAATTTTCACAAATACCTTGTTGATAAAGACGGTAAATTGGTAGATTATTATTATAGTACGACTTCACCTATTGCAGAAAAAGTAATCAGTAAAATTGAAGGATTGCTTTAG
- a CDS encoding PA14 domain-containing protein has translation MKRLLLFVSCLLASATTVLAQDSYFQKVYNYFTGSCPSYSGKTFDINKRTGDGLNAVYYNGTSFDNEVLRRTDPEVYFYYNGTSPSVEVNVFQFSVVWSGYLYAPISGEYTFTVLADDGIRLSINGKSFIDEWHEKTASAYTKKAKLEGGQAYEIRIEYYQASKDAQSELYWSYEGQKKQVIPQKYLFTNIEEEQLVLLGPSFLSMKSQKKYAIDTPLDRPLNDSGNAVASNNTPSSKPSNPIVLANNVVPNPRNNAEKKPVVNKVVDINKPTITTKKDTPIIADASTPKPRTSTTQIANTDTNSNESIINNNPIVTGELAILQKSDMETHNQHSLLDNALDKTGYKPTLNIKSRQSGPVVLKNILFDKDRYRLKPSSYDELNALVDTLQKNQKLRVIIAGHTDYAGDPIPNQNLSESRARAVTVYLIRHGIDPKRIQTRGYGGTKPLSRAPLGTEERRKNKRVEYILIEQEAKP, from the coding sequence ATGAAAAGACTACTATTATTTGTATCCTGCTTGTTGGCGAGTGCTACAACTGTTCTTGCTCAAGATTCTTATTTTCAAAAAGTTTACAACTATTTTACGGGGTCTTGCCCCAGTTATAGCGGTAAAACTTTTGATATTAACAAAAGAACAGGTGATGGCTTGAATGCTGTTTATTACAACGGCACTAGCTTCGATAATGAAGTGCTAAGGCGAACCGATCCTGAAGTATATTTTTATTACAATGGCACTAGTCCTTCGGTGGAGGTGAACGTTTTTCAGTTTTCGGTCGTTTGGTCAGGCTACTTGTATGCCCCTATTAGCGGAGAATATACTTTTACTGTATTGGCGGATGATGGCATTCGACTATCCATCAACGGCAAGTCATTTATAGATGAATGGCACGAAAAAACAGCCTCTGCTTACACAAAAAAAGCAAAGTTGGAGGGTGGACAAGCCTATGAAATTCGTATTGAATATTACCAAGCCAGCAAAGATGCTCAATCAGAACTGTACTGGTCGTATGAAGGACAAAAAAAACAAGTGATTCCTCAGAAGTATTTGTTTACCAACATTGAAGAGGAACAATTGGTATTGTTAGGTCCTTCTTTTTTGTCTATGAAGTCACAAAAAAAGTATGCCATAGATACCCCTCTTGACCGCCCTTTGAACGATTCTGGTAATGCTGTTGCTTCAAACAATACACCTAGTTCCAAACCATCCAACCCTATTGTGCTTGCCAACAATGTAGTCCCCAATCCACGCAATAACGCTGAAAAAAAGCCAGTTGTCAATAAAGTAGTGGATATAAATAAACCAACTATTACAACTAAAAAAGATACGCCAATTATTGCTGATGCATCTACACCAAAACCCAGAACAAGCACAACTCAGATTGCAAATACGGACACAAACTCAAATGAATCAATAATAAACAACAATCCTATTGTAACTGGAGAATTGGCAATATTGCAAAAAAGTGACATGGAAACGCATAACCAACATTCCCTGTTGGACAACGCTCTGGATAAGACTGGCTATAAACCTACTTTGAATATTAAGTCTCGCCAAAGTGGCCCTGTTGTTTTGAAAAACATATTGTTTGATAAAGATAGGTATCGCCTCAAACCTTCTTCTTATGATGAGTTGAATGCCTTGGTTGATACACTTCAAAAGAACCAAAAATTGAGGGTTATCATTGCAGGTCATACAGATTATGCTGGAGATCCTATACCCAATCAAAACCTTTCAGAATCAAGGGCGAGGGCGGTAACGGTTTATTTAATTAGACATGGGATTGACCCAAAACGTATTCAAACAAGAGGGTATGGTGGTACAAAGCCATTGTCTCGTGCGCCATTGGGAACAGAGGAAAGACGGAAAAACAAAAGAGTGGAGTATATTTTGATTGAGCAGGAGGCGAAACCTTAG